One Paenibacillus sp. SYP-B4298 genomic window, TGGCCAAGCTGCTCCTGGAACAGATGCAGCACACTGCCGCTGGAGCCCAGAATATTGCCTCCGCGCACATTCATAAACCGCGTAGCCGTCGTATGCAAGTTAGCATGTGTAATCAGCTTCTCTGCCAGCGCCTTGGTCATGCCATAGAAATTGACCGCATCAGCCGCCTTATCGGTGGAGATGTTGATAACCCTGCGCACCCTGTTGGCGATCGCTGCTTCGATCACATGCTGTGTACCGCCAACATTCGTCTTCAACGCTTCATAGGGCTGCTCCTCGCAAATATCGACATGCTTGAGCGCAGCGAGATGAAAGATATAGTCGACCCCTTGGCATGCCCTCATTAATGCCTCGCGGTCTCTCACATCGCCGATGCAAAAAGATAGTCTGGGATCATGAATCTCCCATCTCATGTTGACCTGACCCGCCTCGCTGCGCGAGTAGACCACCACCTGCCGTGTCTTTAGCTCCAGCAATTGCCTGACCAATTCCCGGCCCCATGATCCTGTGCCTCCTGTGACCAGAATGACTGCGTTCTCGAACATGCCTTTTTTCCTCCTATCCTGAAATAACGCCCCGACCCGTCAACGGCTTGAGTGAGGAGAGTCCCCGTTATCGCCGTTAGTTGAGAGAGATGCCAGATAGCACCTGCTGCCACAGATGGTTGTTGCCCTCCCATTTCTCCACATTAGGAAACTGCAGGGCGCACACCTTCTCGAGCGGCCAATCCAATTCCACCATTCCGCTCACGGGGGCATGATTAATCAGTAGAACACGAAAATCATGCACAACCAGGCCGGACAGCACCCGCTCCAGCTCTGCCGCCTCCTCCAGGCTGCCCTCTGTACGGACAAATAGCATGCGGTTACACGTCTTGGCTTTCTCCAAAAACCGGCGAATACGACGGTCAAATTTCTCCTTGACGGCCGGATAAGTGCCCAAATAATACAGCGAGTTCGGCCCGATCTCAAAGTCGTGGTTCGAGACGATGTTGTAGGCATCGTCGGATACACACACATGCGTCGTTCCCGCGTAACCGATGACCCGCAAATGTTGTGGCTCCATAAAGCCCGCAAATCGGTTCAGCAGCAGACGATTGACACTGGCCAGCTCCAGCGAGCCCATCCAGTCGAGCACGCCGGAGAAGGTTCGCAACTGATGGCGCTTCAACTGAATGGAAGCCAGACACAGATCACCCAGGCTATAGATCGCATCATAGTTCCCCTTAATCTCTTGCAGTCTCATCGGTATCCCTCCTCTGTGTAATACAGCCCCGTATGTCCCCTGCGTCCCTCTTTAAGCCCAAGAGTTGACAAGAGATATGGATTCAGCGCTGATAGAATACGGAGGCGTATGCCGCCCCCAATCCGGCACGCAGATCCACTATAGGCTGCCATCCGAGTACATCGCACGCACGGCGATTATCCAGACGGCTATGGCGAATATCCCCCAAGCGTGCAGGTGCATGCGTATGTGCCAGAGGCACCCCATGAATATCCCCGATCAGCTCCGCCAAATAATTCACAGAGCTGCCGATAGCCGAACTGACATGGAGCAGCTCCCCCTCTCCCCTGGACGCTGCCGACACCAATGCCGACACAACATCCCCGACATATATAAAATCACGGGTTTGGCCGCCATCGCCATGAATCGTCACAGGCCTCCCTGCTGCCAGCCGCTCTAAAAATACGGCCACTACTCCCCCCTCTCCCTTGGCCGTCTGGCCAGGGCCGTATACATTACTGAAGCGCAATATAGTGAACGGAACACCGTATAGCCGATGAAACAACTGAATGTACAGCTCAGCGGCCAGCTTGGATAGGCCATAATACGAGATTGGATATACAGGGTCTTGCTCTGTCAGCAGCGGCCGCTCCAGATTGCCATAGACTGCTGAGGTCGAAGCGAAGACCAGCTTGCTCCCTGCCTCCCGGCAGCCTTCGAGCAACCGTACAGTGCCGCCAATATTCACCACAGCATCGTGATGGGGCTGCTGTAGCGAATGCTGAACATCGGTCTGGGCCGCAAGATGAAAGACGACGTCGGCCTTAGTCGCAACGACCAGCTCCTTGGCTTCCTCACTGCGAATGTCTAATTGTACGAGCTGTGCATCCCCAGGCACTGCGTCTTGCTTGCCGGTGATCAAATTGTCCAGTACGACAACCTTCCAGCCCTTCTGCAGCAGCGCAGCAGCAAGATGAGAGCCGATGAATCCAGCGCCTCCTGTTACGATTGCTTTCATAGCGAATCTCCCCTACTGGTTTTTTATAGTTTATGTTCACCAGTAGATATTGGAATAAGCTATATGCCTGCTAGAGCCAGAAAATAGGTGGACAACGGGTACGTAGGTTCACTATCTTTCATATACTGCTAGAAATCGGGATTATAAGGGGAGGGATTCTGTTATGGCCGTCTACCGCCTCGCATCCATCGACGCGCTGATGTCGATGCAGCACGCGCAAAGCCTGGATGTGAATGTGAGAAATTTAGGAGGGCGCAGCTTTGAGGCGCTGCTGGAGGTCAGCAGCTATGCAGGCATCATCTACCGGGGGCTGTGCAGCATTCAGCCCTACACGGTAACCGGACTCAGCCATTGGTTTAGGGATGTGGCAGCTACAAGTGTTCCCTTGGAACTGCGGGTGATTACCAATGCGATGGCCACGAATGCTGCAACGGTAGAAGTGCATGTGAAGCAATATGGACAGGTTATAGGCATCTTTACGCAGGAGCATTTCGAGATGAGTTAGAATACGAGTCGGCTTCCTCCATAGGGTGAAGCGAGGACTGCGAAGGGGCGGCAGCTTCCGCTAGGGTTACTCTGTCAGCTTTAAGCTATTGAAGGAGAGGTGCGAAGCATGAATTCATTTCAAGTGACAGGAGATTTATTCAATCGAGTCTTTGTACAGCAGGTTGCCCATCCAGAGCTAACGGTTGACTACAGTAGCTGGATGACCATTCTTGAAGCTCTTCCAGATCATTACAGTCTGCCGGATCAGGAAGTCATCCCCCTCATACCGTCACCGTAGCTTTAAACTCTCTTGCATGAGCTAAGACGGCATAGGATAGCAGCAGCACATCAATCAAAGCAAGCACAGGCGCATCAAGTGGGAACTGTACTGTCCCCTTGAGCGCCTGTGCTTTTACGTGTTCGATCAGTATTGCGTGTTGCCCGACTGACTCGTTTTGCCGGAAGCAAAGCCTTTGAATAGAGTAGGTACCTTATGATAGCGGGTATTTGTAATTTTGGCTTGGCTCGAGCTGCTATCTGTACGGAAGATAGAGTCCTTGACGTTGGAAATCTGGGAATTATCTAAAGTGAAGTTGACCTTGAAGCTTGTCCCTCCATTCTGACGAGCGAGCTTGCCAATATCGTCTGCGCGGAAGTTCTTGATATTGATTGTACCGGCAGCATTAATCTGAAAGACCTTATCATACGCCTTGAAAGCGCCTCCACCAGTGATGTTGACTGTTCCTGAAGATTTGAGCGTCAGTGCATCCTCGCCCACATCCAGCCAGGTTACGTTGCTGACTGTAGCATTGCCGTACACATGCACCCCATCAGCTCCAGGAGCGCCAATGTACACATTTTTGAGCGTGGCATTGTTCTCCAGTCTGAAGATCGGCTTCTGATTCTCCGCCTGGCTCCCATCTCCCAATGTGTTGGGATTGGCAACATAGGTTTTGCCCTGACCGTCAAATGTCGTGCCCGCGGGTACAACGATTGTGGAATTCACAACAATCGGCGCGGCATGAACAGGCTCAATATTTAATCCAAGCACTAAAACCAGACTGGATAATAGCAATAGAAGGGATTTTTTCATAAAGGGCTTCCTTTCTGTACCATGTTTTTATAGACTCACAGTCTCTAGGCTTGTCTGAAAACGCTGAACGGAGCAGAGCTTGTCGAGTTCTCCAGGCAAGGCGCGTTTTCGCAGGCGTACCGCGGGTACGTCTGCGAAAGGCAACGCAGCGGGAGGCGAAAAGGCGCTGAGAGATGCCCTCTTGAACAGATTTTCAGACACGTTCTAGTCATGCTCATGTTCCAAAAGAAAAGCTCACCCCCTTTTGTAACCGCTACCATTTTCAAAAAAAAGACTGTGTTTGTCTATAGGGTACACTACTAAATTATACATAAATTAGATATTATAAGCAATAATAACATTGGCTTAGTGTACGGCTTCAAAGATAGCAGGGATAAGCAGCAAGTGGTGTATACTATAAATAGACGTTCCCAGCCAACATGAATAATGTGCAAAAAAGGAGAGAACCGCCATGTCCAAAAAACTATCCCTCTGCTTGCTGATCGCAGCCATGGCCTTCGTCCTGCTCAGTTGCAGCACCGGACAACAGCCCGCCCCTGAACCACAAGCTCCCCCTGCAGACATCGGACAACAGCCCGCCCCTTCCACGCAGGCACCGACAGATCCCATCGTGGAGCAGCTAGGGGAAATGAGTCTGGAGGACAAGCTCGGACAACTAATGATCGTCGGACTTGAGGGCACCAGCATGCAGGAGGACGCGCGTGCGATGGTCAAGGAGCATAAGATTGGCGGGTTTATTCTATATAAAAATAATATCGCATCCGCCTCTGCGACTGTGAAGCTGCTGGATGAGCTGAAAACCGCCAACCTCGGCAATCCCGCCCCGCTCTGGCTCAGTGTCGATCAGGAAGGCGGCAAGGTAAGCCGCATGCCGCAGGAGTTCATCAGCCTGCCATCTGCTCGCGAGGTCGCTGCGCGTGCCGATCTGGATTATGCTTACGGAATTGGAGAAGCGCTCGGTGCCCAGATCGGCTCGCTCGGCTTCAACATGAACTTTGCCCCCGTACTGGATATTGACAGCAACCCGGATAATCCGGTCATCGGTGACCGTGCCTATGGCAGCACGCCTGACTCTGTCATCGAGACAGGCATCGCCGTCATGGAGGGGCTGCAATCCCAGGACGTGGCCGCGGTGGTGAAGCACTTCCCTGGCCACGGTGACACATCGGTCGATTCGCATCTAGACCTCCCTGTTGTCAACAAATCGCTGGACGAGCTGGAGGCATTCGAGCTGCTTCCCTTCGTCGAAGCCATACAGCAGCAAGCGGATGCGGTCATGGTGGCCCATCTGCTCATCCCGGCACTGGACGAGAAGCTGCCTGCCTCCCTGTCTTATGCCATCATCACTGGATTGCTGCGAGATAAGCTAGGCTACGACGGCGTGGTCATGACGGATGATATGACGATGGGCGGCATCGTGAAGCATTACAACATCGGCGAGGCGGCTGTTCAGTCCATCCTGGCAGGCAGTGACATCGTACTGGTCGGGCACGACACGCAGCTTCAGCTTCAGGTGCTTCAGGCACTTCGCGCCAGCGCCCAATCTGGCCAGCTCAGCGAGGAACGGATTGATGAGAGTGTATATCGGGTCTTGAAGCTGAAGTCCAGGTATAGCCTGCAGGACGAGGTGCTAAGACGAGTCGACACGGCTGCTGTTAACAAGCAGATTCAGGCTGTGCTAGGCTCCACAGATAAGGGAGAGTAGCGCTAGCCTGCTGTAGTTGTCCAAGCCCCTTGCCGGGGGAAGGGGGAAATATCCTTCATCGCAGGCTGCCAACCAAAAAAACTGGAACTATGGATGGGCTATTGTCATATAGTCTCTATAGCACAGAGTGACGGCTAGCTCTTAGACCAGCTTGCCATCGTGCAAGCAGCAAGGAGGCGATGATTGTGAACAACCAGATGCCCAACAGCCAGATCATGGTTAACCCAACAACGAACAGCCAGATTCGTGAGTACTACCCGTTTATCGGTCCCTTCGATCCCTGCCCGCCGATCCGGGTGAAAACCTATGTCGTGCCGCCGAATCAGTTCGTTACCTTCCAGCCGATGAATCTCCCCCAATTCTCCCCTGCCGAGGCGCTGCGTCTGGGTACGCTATGGCCTGCCTTCTACAGCAACTATACCTCCAAGCGTCGAGGCGAGGTGATGAAGGAAGGAGGGCATGAAGAATGAGCGAGATGCTTGATGCAGAATATTACAGAAGGCTGGAAGAGCTGCAGCAGCTTGATTTTGTGTTAGTGGAGCTCACCCTCTATCTGGACACCCATCCCAACGATATGCAGGCGATTCAGCAATTCAACCAGACCGCCCAGTCACGCAAGCAGTTGGCCTACAACTTCGAGATGGATTATGGCCCGCTGCTGCAATATGGTCACAGTTATTCCCGTTACCCCTGGCAATGGTCGCAGGCTCCCTGGCCTTGGCAGGTGTAAGCCAGTGCACATCCTTGCTTATGTATAGTGGCTAAGCACGCACGGATTCAGACCAATGAGCGGCTACTCAGCCGTGTAGTGGAGGTGTCACGATGTGGGTGTATGACAAGAAGCTGCAATACCCGGTTCGGGTGAGCAAGTGCGACCCGCGCATGGCCAAGTTTCTGATGGAGCAATATGGCGGCGCCGATGGCGAGCTTGCCGCGGCCCTGCGCTACCTCAATCAGCGCTATTCGATTCCAGATAAGGTCATTGGTTTATTGACAGATATTGGTACCGAAGAATTTGCTCATCTCGAGATGATCGCCACCATGGTCTATAAGCTGACCAAGGACGCCACGCCGCTCCAGTTGGAGGAAGCCGGGCTAGGCGCGCACTTCGCCAATCATGACAGTGCGCTGTTCTACGAGAATGCCGCAGGTGTCCCATGGACAGCCGCCTATATCGCAGCCAAGGGCGATCCACTCGCTGATCTGTATGAGGACATTGCTGCCGAGGAGAAGGCTCGCGCCACGTACCAATGGCTGATCGATATGACCGATGATGTGGATCTGCAGGATGGATTGAAGTTTCTGCGAGAGCGAGAGATTATTCATGCCCTCCGCTTCCGGGAAGCGGTAGAGCTCATCAAAGCCGACCGCGAGCAGCAGAAGGTGTTCTAGCATTCCCTTATCGCAACTGTCCGCGGCATGGCACGTATACTTAAACGCAAGACCAACATACCATATTCGCACAACCCTGCAAGCGCTGCTCGTCCTCCACTACAGGAGACCGAGCAGCGCTTCTTGGTTTGGTTCCGTACCCTATACAGAGATTTACAGCTTGATTTTCGTCTGCAGCAGCCCTGCCTCACGCGCTGCCGTGAAGATGATGACGACCATTGGACCAATGAAGACACCGATCACTCCTGCCAGCTTAAAGCCAACGTACAGGCTGACCAAGGCTGACAATGCACTGATCCCGACGGCATCGCCCAATATCTTCGGCTCCACGACACGCCGAAAGATCGTAATGAGCAGGAACAGCAGCAGCAATCCGACTCCGGTGTAGCTATCGCCCGTCCCCAGCAGGTAAGCAGCCCATGGGATCAGCACAGCTCCCGTCCCTAGTATCGGCAGCAGATCGACAAATACGATCAGCAGCGCAATCGCGAGCGGGTATTTCAGATCCAGAAACAACAGCCCGATTAATGTCATAATGTAAGTTAGCATACTGAGAATAAGCTGGGAACGGAGGAAGCCGAAGATCGATCGGCGCAGGCTGTCCAGAACTTCATTCACCTGCTGCCTGGATTTGAGCTCGAAGAAGGAGAGAAAGGCGATTTTCAGAGTATGCAGACTGTATCCAAGCAGATAGACGGCGACTATAAACACCGTGAAGAAAATGAATAAGCCGGGAATCCCCTTCGCGAATGAGACGAAGGAGGCAGAGATGCCTGTTACAAGAGATGAGATGGAGTTGGAGAAGGTAGAGAGCCAGCTTTGCAACTGCGACTGGGTGTCTGGGGTAAGCCGGGTATAATACAGCTCCATACCGGCTATCGTATCCTGCATCACCATATTAGCTGTACCTATATAATGCGGAACCTTGTTCCAAAAGTCGATCAGCTCTGCAATGACCTTGACGCCCAGCAGCACGATCAAGCCGAGCAGCAGGAGCGTGAACAGCGTGCTTGTAATGGTCGCGGCTGCCGCTCGCTTGAGATGTAGAGAGTGCATGAGCAGTTGTACGAGCGGCTCCAAGAAAATGGCGACGACCAAGGCCAGCAGGAAGGGCGCTCCCGCTGTAAACAGCAGGTACAGCAGCGCCAAGCCTACGCCTGCAGTTACCATTGCCCGAACCGACATGGGATCATGCTTCGCCTCCTTGGCAGGCTATCTTGCGACACCCATTCGTGCTACAAAATAGCGCGGCGCGTCGTAAAATCGGTAGTCTGGTAATACATATCCTTCACCAGCAGATTCGGCCCACAGCAGCCCGCAGCCGGGCAGCGGCAATCAATGCTTCTGGCCAGAGGATGCTCCAGCCAGCGCTCGAAGATGTCGCTCAGCCGATCATGCTGCATATTGCCAAAGGCTTGCACATCGGAGAAGTCCGTTACGAACACCTCGCCGGTGAACAGATTGACATTGAGACGATTGCGTCCATCTGGGTCGTTGCGCACGGTCACATTAGGCTCGCTGCGCAGCCGTGCCAGCAGCTTGCGCTCCGCTTCATCCTCGCTGCAAGCGAAGAACGGCAACGTTCCGAAGAGCATCCACACGTTCGGGTCGCGATGATCGAGCAGCCGCTCGATGGCCGCCCTCATCTCTGCCTTGGACAGCATCGGCAGCGTGGAGGCAAATGCGCTGGGATACATCGGATGCACCTCATGCCGCTGGCAGCCCATCTCCAGAATCAGCTTATGAATCGCCTCAATATGCTGATGTGTACGGTAGTTAATCATCGATTCCGCCGAGACGATCATCCCGCCCGCACTCAGACGCTGCGCGTTGTCGATCATCCGCTCGTACAGCTTGGCTGCTGCGGCAAGCGGCGTCCGATGCGGCGACTTCGCAAAGCCGATCTCCCAGAAATCATGGACATCCCTATAGTTAAAGGATATGTGCATCACGTCCAAATATGGCAACAAAATTTCATAGCGGGCATAATCCAATGTCAAGTTCGAGTTCATCTGCGAGCGCAGCCCGCGCTCCTTGGCATAACGAAGGATCGGCACGATATAATCTCTCACCGTCTGAGCCGCAAAGGAGGGCTCTCCGCCGGTAATCGAGATCGTCTCTAGCGTATCAATCTCTTCCAGACGATGCAGCATCTGCTCCACAGGCAGCTTGCCGGGTTCATTATATACGAGCGTATCTCCTACCGCGCAGTGCTCACAGCGCATATTGCACAGATTGGAGACCGTCATCTCTACGCTGGTCAGTTGATGCCGGCCATAGCGCCGCAAGGAATGGATCGGGTCCCAGGGATCGCTGGAGGGAGATTGTAGAAGCGGGTGTACCGCATTTTGAGGCAAAACTTTCATTTATATCAACACCTTTTGATTGGTAAGCATACTTTATCATTGTAATGAACAATACTGCGGGTTGCAATAGATGGAGTGAACGTGTTCCCCGCTTGCCCTGTGCAGCCCTGTACAGCACTCTGCGGGTACACACAAAAAACGGCTCCGCTCCCCCATTGGTACTCTGGATGGAAAACGGCTGGCCGCTTATAGCTACTCATTATATTTGCTGCTTACTGAATCCCCAGCTTTCACACCTTACATTCCCCTAGACGACATCTCCATTCCATCCATCACATGGGTAATCATAATGCTGAGCTGCTTGGAGAGATCGACCTCATAGGGTATGGACATGATTTCCCCCGCTTCATTGTACAATATTCGGATGATCGGCCGCTGCGGATACGCCGAGTTCATATCGACGACCACACCCGTTTCCCCTGTATTCAGCTTGACCGTCAACCCGATCGGATAGATGACGATCTTGTCGCGGAATAGCTGCACCATCCGCTGCTCATATTGTGCCCCTGTCCCAACATATAGCGCCTCGATCGCCTGATGCGGCAGCATCGGCTTGCTGTAGATACGCGAGGCTGTCATGGCATCATAGGAATCAACGATACCGATCCATTTCGCATAATCATGAATCTCATTGCCAGTTATGCCGCGCGGATAGCCGCTGCCGTCCAACCGTTCATGGTGCTGAAAGGCACAATGCGCCACAATAAGCGGGATATTCGCTTCGTCCTTCAACAGATAATACCCATACTCGGTATGGCGTTTCATCTGCTCATATTCCTCATCTGTCAGCTTGTCTGGCTTGAATAGAATCGAGCTGGGAACCTGCGTCTTCCCGACGTCATGAAGGAGCGCTCCCATGCCCAGTGTCATCAATTCTTCATGATTGTAGCCGTACTCCATGCCTAGCAGAGTCGTATAGATACATACATTCAAGGAATGCTGGAACAGATAGGAGTCCACGACCCCGATGTTCACCAGCATGGTCATAGCATCCTTGTGACCGCCGAGCTCATCCAGCAGCATAGCCATCACCTTTTTGAAATGCTTGGCAATATACGGGTAAGTAGCCCCGCCACGCTGCTTCGGTGAATTCATCATCTCCTTGAAGCTGTGCCGGATCGTCTCCAGCGCCCGAAGTCTGGTCTCCTCGCTCACCATCTCCGGGATGACAATATCCGAGGTCATCGAATCTTCGATA contains:
- a CDS encoding SDR family NAD(P)-dependent oxidoreductase; the protein is MFENAVILVTGGTGSWGRELVRQLLELKTRQVVVYSRSEAGQVNMRWEIHDPRLSFCIGDVRDREALMRACQGVDYIFHLAALKHVDICEEQPYEALKTNVGGTQHVIEAAIANRVRRVINISTDKAADAVNFYGMTKALAEKLITHANLHTTATRFMNVRGGNILGSSGSVLHLFQEQLGQGSPIRITDCRMVRYFMTPQMASTLLLTAAKRGVGGETFILQMPACKIIDLAQALLSEDDHRTIQVQEMGCRPGEKLSEVLLTPYERLNAVVCDDRYIVVLPSSGHPELLCHYADYPRVADQGGHEEDALLSIPDIRKLLAASGFTETVENL
- a CDS encoding DUF1796 family putative cysteine peptidase, with amino-acid sequence MRLQEIKGNYDAIYSLGDLCLASIQLKRHQLRTFSGVLDWMGSLELASVNRLLLNRFAGFMEPQHLRVIGYAGTTHVCVSDDAYNIVSNHDFEIGPNSLYYLGTYPAVKEKFDRRIRRFLEKAKTCNRMLFVRTEGSLEEAAELERVLSGLVVHDFRVLLINHAPVSGMVELDWPLEKVCALQFPNVEKWEGNNHLWQQVLSGISLN
- a CDS encoding NAD-dependent epimerase/dehydratase family protein — its product is MKAIVTGGAGFIGSHLAAALLQKGWKVVVLDNLITGKQDAVPGDAQLVQLDIRSEEAKELVVATKADVVFHLAAQTDVQHSLQQPHHDAVVNIGGTVRLLEGCREAGSKLVFASTSAVYGNLERPLLTEQDPVYPISYYGLSKLAAELYIQLFHRLYGVPFTILRFSNVYGPGQTAKGEGGVVAVFLERLAAGRPVTIHGDGGQTRDFIYVGDVVSALVSAASRGEGELLHVSSAIGSSVNYLAELIGDIHGVPLAHTHAPARLGDIRHSRLDNRRACDVLGWQPIVDLRAGLGAAYASVFYQR
- a CDS encoding pectate lyase — its product is MKKSLLLLLSSLVLVLGLNIEPVHAAPIVVNSTIVVPAGTTFDGQGKTYVANPNTLGDGSQAENQKPIFRLENNATLKNVYIGAPGADGVHVYGNATVSNVTWLDVGEDALTLKSSGTVNITGGGAFKAYDKVFQINAAGTINIKNFRADDIGKLARQNGGTSFKVNFTLDNSQISNVKDSIFRTDSSSSQAKITNTRYHKVPTLFKGFASGKTSQSGNTQY
- the nagZ gene encoding beta-N-acetylhexosaminidase, with product MSKKLSLCLLIAAMAFVLLSCSTGQQPAPEPQAPPADIGQQPAPSTQAPTDPIVEQLGEMSLEDKLGQLMIVGLEGTSMQEDARAMVKEHKIGGFILYKNNIASASATVKLLDELKTANLGNPAPLWLSVDQEGGKVSRMPQEFISLPSAREVAARADLDYAYGIGEALGAQIGSLGFNMNFAPVLDIDSNPDNPVIGDRAYGSTPDSVIETGIAVMEGLQSQDVAAVVKHFPGHGDTSVDSHLDLPVVNKSLDELEAFELLPFVEAIQQQADAVMVAHLLIPALDEKLPASLSYAIITGLLRDKLGYDGVVMTDDMTMGGIVKHYNIGEAAVQSILAGSDIVLVGHDTQLQLQVLQALRASAQSGQLSEERIDESVYRVLKLKSRYSLQDEVLRRVDTAAVNKQIQAVLGSTDKGE
- a CDS encoding spore coat associated protein CotJA, translating into MVNPTTNSQIREYYPFIGPFDPCPPIRVKTYVVPPNQFVTFQPMNLPQFSPAEALRLGTLWPAFYSNYTSKRRGEVMKEGGHEE
- a CDS encoding spore coat protein CotJB, encoding MSEMLDAEYYRRLEELQQLDFVLVELTLYLDTHPNDMQAIQQFNQTAQSRKQLAYNFEMDYGPLLQYGHSYSRYPWQWSQAPWPWQV
- a CDS encoding manganese catalase family protein, which translates into the protein MWVYDKKLQYPVRVSKCDPRMAKFLMEQYGGADGELAAALRYLNQRYSIPDKVIGLLTDIGTEEFAHLEMIATMVYKLTKDATPLQLEEAGLGAHFANHDSALFYENAAGVPWTAAYIAAKGDPLADLYEDIAAEEKARATYQWLIDMTDDVDLQDGLKFLREREIIHALRFREAVELIKADREQQKVF
- the ytvI gene encoding sporulation integral membrane protein YtvI; its protein translation is MSVRAMVTAGVGLALLYLLFTAGAPFLLALVVAIFLEPLVQLLMHSLHLKRAAAATITSTLFTLLLLGLIVLLGVKVIAELIDFWNKVPHYIGTANMVMQDTIAGMELYYTRLTPDTQSQLQSWLSTFSNSISSLVTGISASFVSFAKGIPGLFIFFTVFIVAVYLLGYSLHTLKIAFLSFFELKSRQQVNEVLDSLRRSIFGFLRSQLILSMLTYIMTLIGLLFLDLKYPLAIALLIVFVDLLPILGTGAVLIPWAAYLLGTGDSYTGVGLLLLFLLITIFRRVVEPKILGDAVGISALSALVSLYVGFKLAGVIGVFIGPMVVIIFTAAREAGLLQTKIKL
- the yfkAB gene encoding radical SAM/CxCxxxxC motif protein YfkAB, which translates into the protein MKVLPQNAVHPLLQSPSSDPWDPIHSLRRYGRHQLTSVEMTVSNLCNMRCEHCAVGDTLVYNEPGKLPVEQMLHRLEEIDTLETISITGGEPSFAAQTVRDYIVPILRYAKERGLRSQMNSNLTLDYARYEILLPYLDVMHISFNYRDVHDFWEIGFAKSPHRTPLAAAAKLYERMIDNAQRLSAGGMIVSAESMINYRTHQHIEAIHKLILEMGCQRHEVHPMYPSAFASTLPMLSKAEMRAAIERLLDHRDPNVWMLFGTLPFFACSEDEAERKLLARLRSEPNVTVRNDPDGRNRLNVNLFTGEVFVTDFSDVQAFGNMQHDRLSDIFERWLEHPLARSIDCRCPAAGCCGPNLLVKDMYYQTTDFTTRRAIL
- a CDS encoding HD-GYP domain-containing protein, with product MRLVPISSCKPGMKLGKRIFSEEGLVLLGEHVELTERLIMRLRECGINFVYIEDSMTSDIVIPEMVSEETRLRALETIRHSFKEMMNSPKQRGGATYPYIAKHFKKVMAMLLDELGGHKDAMTMLVNIGVVDSYLFQHSLNVCIYTTLLGMEYGYNHEELMTLGMGALLHDVGKTQVPSSILFKPDKLTDEEYEQMKRHTEYGYYLLKDEANIPLIVAHCAFQHHERLDGSGYPRGITGNEIHDYAKWIGIVDSYDAMTASRIYSKPMLPHQAIEALYVGTGAQYEQRMVQLFRDKIVIYPIGLTVKLNTGETGVVVDMNSAYPQRPIIRILYNEAGEIMSIPYEVDLSKQLSIMITHVMDGMEMSSRGM